Proteins from a single region of Palaemon carinicauda isolate YSFRI2023 chromosome 1, ASM3689809v2, whole genome shotgun sequence:
- the LOC137616687 gene encoding uncharacterized protein, which translates to MHLSTEVISLAETVVVQVTQRVDYEIEIESLEKRGTIRVSSSPRRLKPIPRNGLLCIRDRLSLANISPSERHPIILPYKGHLTDMVIQYYQEHSDHMGVMHVLCLMREKFWVVKGNAAVWRVLSRCISCRRGHRKVIEQLMADLPPDRGESGKPPFYRTGVDLFGPFYVKQGRTEMKHWGVKFTFLNMRAIHLEVASNLTSDSFISAFRRLLARRG; encoded by the coding sequence ATGCATTTGTCCACCGAAGTTATTAGCTTGGCAGAGACTgtggtagtgcaggtaacacagcgtgttgattacgagatagagatagagagccttGAGAAGAGAGGTACTATTAGGGTTTCTAGCTCCCCaagaaggttgaaaccaatccCGAGAAATGGGCTTTTGTGCATTAGAGATAGGTTATCTTTGGCAAATATCTCTCCGagcgaaaggcatccaattattttgccGTATAAAGGCCActtgacagacatggtgatccagtattatcaGGAGCATTCTGaccatatgggtgtaatgcatgttCTGTGTCTGAtgagggagaaattttgggtaGTTAAGGGGAATGCAGCAGTGTGGCGCGTGCTAAGCAGATGCATCAGTTGTCGCAGGGGACATAGAAAGGTTatcgagcagctaatggccgatctACCACCTGATCGCGGGGAGTCGGGGAAACCCCCATTTTATCGTACAGGGGTGGACCTTTTTGGGCCATTCTACGTAAAGCAAGGCAGAACAGAGATGAAGCATTGGGGAGTTAAATTCACTTTCTTGAACATGAGGGCTATACACTTGGAGGTAGCCTCAAATCTCACATCAGACTCGttcattagtgccttcaggaggCTTTTGGCTCGTCGTGGTTAG